A region from the Branchiostoma lanceolatum isolate klBraLanc5 chromosome 2, klBraLanc5.hap2, whole genome shotgun sequence genome encodes:
- the LOC136427010 gene encoding prokineticin Bm8-f-like yields the protein MLRLMTALLVGFLLWAWLSRQGSQAMVITGVCEIDSECIKWKGENSCCASWNSRQGLGVCKPMGRRGQPCQLVNEMQGHPSDCKRSFWRCPCGPGLQCVYLKKEVPYGLCI from the exons ATGCTCCGTCTCATGACAGCGCTGTTGGTCGGGTTCCTACTCTGGGCCTGGTTGAGTCGGCAGGGATCACAAGCCATGGTTATCACGGGG GTCTGTGAGATTGATTCTGAATGCATCAAGTGGAAGGGAGAGAACTCCTGCTGTGCGTCATGGAACAGTCGGCAGGGTCTGGGCGTCTGCAAGCCGATGGGGAGGAGAGGGCAGCCGTGTCAGCTGGTCAACGAGATGCAGGGGCACCCCTCCGACTGCAAGCGCAGCTTCTGGAGATGTCCCTGCGGTCCAGGCTTGCAATGTGTCTACTTGAAGAAGGAAGTGCCATACGGCTTGTGCATTTAA